One Flexivirga aerilata DNA segment encodes these proteins:
- the hisH gene encoding imidazole glycerol phosphate synthase subunit HisH, producing MKKVVVFDYGSGNVRSVVRMLERVGADVTLTADHDAALAADGLYVPGVGAFHACMTGLLAAGGREVIAERIASGRPVLGVCVGFQVLFDGSTEPTTLQPPPPGLGHFVGVVDRLQAPVVPHMGWSLVQAPEESTLLAGVADERFYFVHSYAASQLLASRVAGYPLVTTAEHGGAFVAAVEDGPLTGTQFHPEKSGDAGAQLVANWLRSL from the coding sequence GTGAAGAAGGTCGTCGTCTTCGACTACGGCAGCGGCAATGTCCGGTCGGTCGTGCGGATGCTCGAGCGGGTCGGGGCCGACGTCACCCTCACCGCCGACCACGACGCCGCACTGGCCGCCGACGGACTCTATGTGCCCGGCGTCGGCGCCTTCCACGCCTGTATGACGGGGCTGCTCGCCGCGGGGGGTCGCGAGGTGATCGCCGAGCGCATCGCGAGCGGCCGGCCGGTGCTCGGGGTCTGTGTCGGCTTCCAGGTGCTCTTCGACGGGTCGACCGAACCCACGACGCTGCAACCGCCGCCACCGGGTCTCGGCCACTTCGTCGGGGTCGTCGACCGGTTGCAGGCGCCGGTCGTGCCGCACATGGGCTGGTCCCTGGTGCAGGCACCGGAGGAGTCGACGCTCCTCGCGGGTGTCGCGGACGAACGCTTCTACTTCGTGCACTCCTACGCCGCGTCGCAGCTGCTCGCCAGCCGCGTCGCCGGCTACCCGCTCGTGACGACCGCGGAGCACGGCGGCGCGTTCGTGGCGGCGGTCGAGGACGGTCCGCTCACCGGCACGCAGTTTCATCCCGAGAAGTCCGGCGACGCCGGCGCCCAGCTGGTCGCCAACTGGCTGCGTAGTCTGTGA
- the priA gene encoding bifunctional 1-(5-phosphoribosyl)-5-((5-phosphoribosylamino)methylideneamino)imidazole-4-carboxamide isomerase/phosphoribosylanthranilate isomerase PriA, with protein sequence MTDEAAPRLQLLPAVDVAGGEAVQLVQGVAGTGGRFGDPFEAAKAWQDAGAEWLHLVDLDAAFGRGSNRDLLAGIIGRLDLQVELSGGIRDAESLAAALATGCRRVNLGTAALEDPEWTAQAIAEHGDRIAVGLDVRGTTLAARGWTQEGGDLWETLERLDREGCERYVVTDVAKDGMLQGPNVTLLQQVCARTDRPVVASGGVSTLDDVRALRELVPDGVEGAIIGSALYKGAFELSDALDLAGRPEART encoded by the coding sequence ATGACTGACGAGGCGGCTCCCCGGCTGCAGCTGCTGCCCGCGGTCGACGTGGCCGGCGGCGAGGCCGTGCAGCTCGTGCAGGGCGTGGCCGGCACCGGCGGGCGCTTCGGTGACCCGTTCGAGGCGGCGAAGGCCTGGCAGGACGCCGGTGCCGAGTGGCTGCACCTGGTCGACCTGGACGCGGCGTTCGGGCGCGGCAGCAACCGCGACCTGCTGGCCGGCATCATCGGCCGGCTCGACCTGCAGGTGGAACTCTCCGGGGGCATCCGCGACGCCGAGTCGCTCGCCGCGGCGCTGGCGACCGGATGCCGCCGGGTCAACCTCGGCACCGCCGCGCTGGAGGACCCGGAGTGGACCGCGCAGGCGATCGCCGAGCACGGTGACCGCATCGCGGTCGGGCTCGACGTGCGCGGCACCACCCTGGCGGCGCGCGGCTGGACCCAGGAGGGCGGCGACCTCTGGGAGACCCTCGAGCGTCTCGACCGCGAGGGTTGTGAGCGCTACGTGGTGACCGATGTCGCCAAGGACGGCATGCTGCAGGGGCCCAATGTGACGCTGCTGCAGCAGGTCTGTGCGCGCACCGACCGGCCCGTCGTCGCCTCCGGAGGGGTCTCGACCCTGGACGACGTGCGGGCGCTGCGCGAGCTCGTGCCCGACGGAGTGGAGGGCGCGATCATCGGATCAGCGCTCTACAAGGGGGCTTTCGAGCTTTCCGACGCCCTCGACCTGGCCGGCCGGCCGGAGGCGCGGACGTGA
- the glnA gene encoding type I glutamate--ammonia ligase, with product MDRQQEYVLRTIEERDIRFIRLWFTDVLGTLKSVAVAPAELEGAFTEGIGFDGSSIEGLARVFESDMLVLPDADTFQVLPWRGENPGTARMFCDIRLPDGSASQADPRNVLQRALTKASDKGLTFYTHPEIEFYLFEQNMRPGEPPTPVDQAGFFDHVPHGTGHDFRRSAISMLEQMGISVEFSHHEAGPGQNEIDLRYADALSTADNIMTFRTVIKEVALEQGVFASFMPKPLADAPGSGMHTHVSLFEGDRNAFYEAGAPYQLSSTAKGFIAGILHHAPEISAVTNQWVNSYKRIWSGAEAPAHVSWGHNNRSAMVRVPMYKPAKGQSARVEVRSIDASANPYLAYAVVLAAGMKGIEEGYELPPEAEDDVWNLTDRERRAMGIDPLPASLDHAIHLMEGSELVAETLGEHVFDFFLRNKRAEWAGYRDQVTQFELDQYLKRL from the coding sequence ATGGATCGTCAGCAGGAATACGTGCTCCGCACCATCGAGGAGCGGGACATCCGGTTCATCCGGCTCTGGTTCACCGACGTGCTGGGGACGCTGAAGTCGGTGGCCGTCGCACCCGCCGAGTTGGAGGGCGCCTTCACCGAGGGCATCGGCTTCGACGGCAGCTCGATCGAGGGCCTCGCGCGGGTGTTCGAGTCCGACATGCTGGTGCTGCCCGACGCCGACACCTTCCAGGTGCTGCCCTGGCGTGGCGAAAACCCGGGCACCGCAAGGATGTTCTGCGACATCCGGCTGCCCGACGGATCGGCAAGCCAGGCCGACCCGCGCAACGTGCTGCAGCGGGCGCTCACCAAGGCCAGCGACAAGGGGCTGACGTTCTACACCCACCCCGAGATCGAGTTCTACCTCTTCGAGCAGAACATGCGGCCGGGGGAGCCGCCGACGCCGGTCGACCAGGCCGGGTTCTTCGACCACGTGCCGCACGGCACCGGGCACGACTTCCGCCGCTCGGCGATCTCGATGCTGGAGCAGATGGGCATCTCGGTGGAGTTCTCCCACCACGAGGCCGGGCCGGGGCAGAACGAGATCGACCTGCGCTACGCCGACGCCCTCTCGACCGCCGACAACATCATGACCTTCCGCACCGTGATCAAGGAGGTCGCGCTCGAGCAGGGCGTGTTCGCCTCGTTCATGCCCAAGCCGCTCGCCGACGCCCCCGGCTCCGGCATGCACACCCACGTGTCGCTGTTCGAGGGCGACCGCAACGCGTTCTACGAGGCCGGCGCGCCCTACCAGTTGTCAAGCACGGCAAAGGGATTCATCGCCGGCATCCTGCACCACGCACCGGAGATCTCGGCGGTCACCAACCAGTGGGTCAACTCTTACAAGCGCATCTGGAGCGGGGCGGAGGCCCCGGCGCACGTCAGCTGGGGGCACAACAACCGCAGCGCGATGGTGCGCGTGCCGATGTACAAGCCGGCCAAGGGCCAGAGCGCGCGGGTCGAGGTGCGCTCCATCGACGCGTCGGCCAATCCCTATCTCGCGTATGCCGTCGTGCTCGCGGCCGGCATGAAGGGCATCGAGGAGGGCTACGAGCTGCCGCCCGAGGCCGAGGACGACGTGTGGAACCTCACCGACCGGGAACGCCGGGCGATGGGGATCGACCCGTTGCCGGCGTCGCTGGATCACGCCATACATCTGATGGAGGGCAGTGAGCTGGTCGCCGAGACCCTCGGCGAGCACGTCTTCGACTTCTTCCTGCGCAACAAGCGCGCCGAGTGGGCCGGCTACCGCGACCAGGTCACCCAGTTCGAGCTGGACCAATACCTCAAGCGACTGTGA
- a CDS encoding histidinol-phosphate transaminase has translation MTELRALLRPELQGATPYGAPQLDVPVALNTNESAYPVPPVVVDQIAHDVAQVAATLNRYPDREFARLRELLASYLTKTSGEHVTADQVWAANGSNEVLQHLVQAFGGAGRTALGFTPSYSMHPLIAGRGGATWIDGLRDADPKRFDLDADLAVEQTKQHDPDLIFLTSPNNPTGTSIDLDVVRRVYDASDHAIVVVDEAYTEFARTGTRSALTLLPGRDRLVVSRTMSKAFAFAGARLGYFAAATELAELMRLVRLPYHLSSVTQAVACAALEHADTMLAMVERIKTTRDALVDGCLELGLQPVPSDANFVLVGGFADSATAWQALLDEGVLVRDVGIPHHLRITAGTAEENTAVLQALRTVTAAGRTSTTKGNA, from the coding sequence GTGACCGAGCTGCGGGCGTTGCTGCGGCCCGAGTTGCAGGGAGCAACGCCCTACGGCGCCCCGCAGCTCGACGTGCCGGTCGCCCTCAACACCAACGAGTCCGCCTACCCGGTGCCGCCTGTCGTGGTCGATCAGATCGCCCACGACGTCGCGCAGGTCGCGGCCACGCTCAATCGCTATCCCGACCGCGAATTTGCCCGGCTGCGAGAGCTTTTGGCGTCATACCTGACGAAGACGAGTGGCGAGCACGTCACCGCCGACCAGGTGTGGGCGGCCAACGGGTCCAACGAGGTGCTGCAGCACCTGGTGCAGGCGTTCGGGGGAGCGGGGCGCACCGCGCTCGGTTTCACCCCGTCCTACTCGATGCACCCGCTGATCGCCGGCCGCGGCGGGGCGACCTGGATCGACGGGCTGCGGGACGCCGACCCCAAGCGCTTCGACCTCGACGCCGACCTCGCCGTCGAGCAGACCAAGCAGCACGACCCGGACCTGATCTTCCTGACCTCGCCGAACAACCCGACCGGCACCTCGATCGATCTCGACGTCGTGCGGCGGGTGTATGACGCGAGCGACCACGCGATCGTGGTCGTCGACGAGGCCTACACCGAGTTCGCCCGCACCGGCACCCGCAGCGCGCTCACGCTCCTGCCGGGCCGCGACCGGCTGGTGGTGAGCCGGACGATGTCCAAGGCGTTCGCGTTCGCCGGCGCCCGGCTCGGATACTTCGCCGCCGCAACCGAACTCGCCGAGTTGATGCGTCTGGTGCGGCTGCCCTATCACCTCTCGAGCGTCACGCAGGCCGTCGCGTGCGCGGCGCTGGAGCACGCCGACACGATGCTGGCGATGGTGGAGCGCATCAAGACCACCCGCGACGCGCTCGTCGACGGTTGTCTCGAGCTCGGGCTGCAACCGGTCCCGAGCGACGCCAACTTCGTGCTCGTCGGGGGATTCGCCGACAGTGCGACGGCGTGGCAGGCTCTGCTCGACGAGGGCGTGCTGGTGCGTGACGTCGGCATCCCGCACCACCTGCGCATCACCGCCGGCACCGCCGAGGAGAACACCGCCGTGCTGCAGGCATTGCGCACGGTCACGGCCGCCGGTCGCACGAGCACGACGAAAGGCAACGCATGA
- a CDS encoding ABC transporter permease, protein MSLVQMHGWRDEVAVLIFVICGALLAAAIVRWGRLGSGLGQLTAAARATVQLAVVGLVIGAVLHSWPLSLLFCALMLGVAAFTSAHRILGRWSPWTLLPICAGVVPGVLGMLATGLVPVRPIAVIPVLGIVGGNSMTATSLTGKRIHDALSTRYGEYEAGLSIGLSDRDAADVVARDDAALALIPGLDQTRTVGIVTLPGAFVGALLGGASAWEAAAVQLLVLIALLVAQAIAVLVTTELTIRGMLGAIGRSR, encoded by the coding sequence GTGAGCCTGGTCCAGATGCACGGCTGGCGCGACGAGGTCGCGGTGCTGATCTTCGTGATCTGCGGCGCGCTGCTCGCCGCGGCGATCGTGCGCTGGGGACGACTCGGCAGCGGTCTCGGCCAGCTGACCGCGGCGGCTCGGGCGACCGTGCAGCTGGCGGTTGTCGGCCTGGTGATCGGTGCGGTGCTGCACTCGTGGCCGCTGTCGCTGCTCTTCTGCGCGCTGATGCTCGGTGTCGCGGCGTTCACCAGCGCCCACCGGATCCTCGGCCGGTGGTCGCCCTGGACGCTGCTGCCGATCTGTGCAGGGGTCGTGCCGGGTGTCCTCGGCATGCTGGCGACCGGGCTGGTGCCGGTGCGGCCGATCGCGGTCATCCCCGTGCTGGGCATCGTCGGCGGCAACTCGATGACCGCGACCTCGTTGACCGGCAAGCGGATCCACGATGCGCTCAGCACCAGATATGGCGAATACGAGGCCGGGCTGTCGATCGGTCTCAGCGACCGCGACGCCGCCGACGTGGTCGCCCGCGACGACGCCGCGCTGGCGCTGATCCCCGGGCTCGACCAGACCCGCACCGTCGGGATCGTCACGCTGCCAGGGGCTTTCGTCGGTGCGCTGCTCGGTGGGGCGAGCGCGTGGGAGGCCGCGGCCGTGCAGCTGCTCGTGCTGATCGCGCTGCTGGTGGCGCAGGCGATCGCGGTGCTGGTGACCACCGAGCTGACCATCCGCGGCATGCTCGGCGCGATCGGCCGCTCCCGCTGA
- the hisD gene encoding histidinol dehydrogenase yields MIARVDLRGAALSSLDARALREALPRAELDVEAALETVRPICEQVHAGGVDAILDLDERFDGIRPPSLRVPAEVLDKALAALEPTLRAALEESIRRARLVHADQARVDSVTQVVPGGTVTERWVPVDRVGLYVPGGQAVYPSSVVMNVVPAQIAGVGSLAVASPPQSSNTGDFVGYPDPTILAACALLGVDEVYAVGGAQAVAMFAYGASDASGATVCEPVTLVTGPGNVYVAAAKRLLLGIIGIDAEAGPTEIAILADETADAELVAADLISQAEHDELAASVLVTDSEELAAAVEAALERRAARTKHTIRVKTALGGRQSGIVLVSGVDEGVRVVDAYAAEHLEIQTRDAAAVAARIRNAGAIFVGDYAPVSLGDYAAGSNHVLPTGGCACHSGGLSVQTFLRGIHVVDYSREALADVADTVVTLATAEDLPAHGEAVTARFASDS; encoded by the coding sequence GTGATTGCTCGTGTCGACCTGCGTGGTGCCGCCCTGTCCTCCCTGGACGCGCGTGCGCTGCGCGAAGCCCTGCCCCGCGCCGAACTCGACGTCGAGGCCGCACTGGAGACCGTGCGGCCGATCTGCGAGCAGGTGCATGCGGGCGGGGTCGACGCGATCCTCGACCTCGACGAGCGCTTCGACGGCATCCGGCCGCCGTCGCTCCGGGTGCCGGCGGAGGTGCTCGACAAGGCGCTCGCCGCGCTCGAGCCGACGCTGCGCGCCGCCCTGGAGGAGTCGATCCGCCGCGCCCGGCTGGTGCACGCCGACCAGGCACGGGTCGACTCGGTGACCCAGGTCGTCCCCGGCGGCACCGTCACCGAACGCTGGGTGCCGGTGGACCGCGTCGGGCTCTACGTGCCGGGCGGCCAGGCGGTCTACCCGAGCAGCGTCGTGATGAACGTCGTGCCGGCGCAGATCGCCGGTGTCGGCTCGCTTGCCGTCGCCAGCCCGCCGCAAAGCTCGAACACCGGTGATTTCGTGGGCTATCCGGACCCGACGATCCTCGCGGCGTGCGCGCTGCTCGGGGTCGACGAGGTCTACGCCGTCGGCGGCGCCCAGGCAGTCGCGATGTTCGCATATGGCGCGAGCGACGCCTCCGGCGCGACCGTCTGCGAGCCGGTGACGCTGGTGACCGGCCCGGGCAACGTCTACGTCGCCGCCGCCAAGCGCCTGCTGCTCGGCATCATCGGCATCGACGCCGAGGCCGGCCCGACCGAGATCGCGATCCTCGCCGACGAGACCGCCGACGCCGAGCTGGTCGCGGCCGACCTGATCAGCCAGGCCGAGCACGACGAGCTGGCCGCGTCGGTGCTGGTCACCGACAGCGAGGAGCTGGCCGCCGCCGTCGAGGCGGCGCTCGAGCGGCGGGCCGCGCGCACCAAGCACACGATCCGGGTCAAGACCGCCCTCGGCGGCCGGCAGTCCGGCATCGTGCTGGTCTCCGGGGTGGACGAGGGCGTGCGCGTCGTCGACGCCTACGCGGCCGAGCACCTGGAGATCCAGACCCGCGACGCCGCGGCGGTCGCGGCCCGCATCCGCAACGCCGGCGCGATCTTCGTCGGCGACTACGCGCCGGTGAGCCTCGGCGACTACGCCGCCGGATCCAACCACGTGCTGCCGACCGGCGGGTGCGCCTGCCACAGCGGCGGCCTGTCGGTGCAGACCTTCCTGCGCGGCATCCACGTGGTCGACTACTCGCGCGAGGCGCTCGCCGACGTGGCCGACACCGTGGTCACGCTCGCCACCGCCGAGGACCTGCCGGCACACGGCGAAGCGGTCACCGCCCGCTTCGCGTCGGACTCGTGA
- a CDS encoding SseB family protein, whose translation MTSGPANGQDGPAAGPADPGGTAGSGGTTGAADQGGTAGSGGAADPGGTAGAADSAGQTFAGRSLAGTGFDGDDGSVDAGLAAALADRTDERRLMAALAGARLLVPVVAAPTEVDDSGEHAVEKTTDMAVVTLTAQSGERALPVFSDVVALAAWDPAARPSPVTAALAAQAAVGEQCDVMVLDVASPQPLVLRPSMVWALAQRHEWLPPYLDQHVQQALRKAVADEPDVAEARGEAGAEPGELRVVLSVLPGLTQQELQALARRVGETVATDGEARARIDGLAFAIVAAPTS comes from the coding sequence GTGACGAGCGGCCCGGCGAACGGACAGGACGGCCCTGCAGCCGGTCCGGCTGACCCGGGTGGCACGGCCGGCTCGGGCGGCACGACCGGTGCGGCTGACCAGGGTGGCACGGCCGGCTCGGGCGGTGCGGCTGACCCGGGTGGCACGGCCGGTGCGGCTGACTCGGCTGGGCAGACGTTCGCGGGCCGGTCCCTCGCCGGCACCGGATTCGACGGCGACGACGGGTCGGTCGACGCCGGCCTCGCGGCGGCGCTGGCCGACCGCACGGACGAGCGCCGGCTGATGGCGGCGCTCGCCGGGGCGCGGCTGCTGGTCCCGGTCGTCGCCGCACCGACCGAGGTCGACGACTCCGGCGAGCACGCCGTCGAGAAGACCACCGACATGGCGGTGGTCACCCTCACCGCGCAGTCCGGGGAGCGCGCCCTGCCGGTCTTCTCCGACGTGGTGGCCCTCGCGGCGTGGGACCCGGCCGCCCGGCCGTCCCCGGTCACCGCCGCGCTGGCGGCGCAGGCGGCCGTGGGCGAGCAGTGCGACGTCATGGTGCTCGACGTCGCCTCGCCGCAGCCGCTGGTGCTGCGGCCGAGCATGGTGTGGGCACTCGCGCAACGTCACGAGTGGCTTCCGCCATACCTCGATCAGCATGTGCAGCAGGCGTTGCGCAAGGCGGTCGCCGACGAGCCGGACGTCGCCGAGGCCCGCGGCGAGGCGGGCGCCGAGCCGGGGGAGCTGCGCGTGGTGCTGTCGGTGCTGCCGGGCCTCACCCAGCAGGAGCTGCAGGCACTCGCCCGCCGGGTCGGCGAGACCGTCGCCACCGACGGCGAGGCGCGCGCCCGCATCGACGGCCTCGCCTTCGCGATCGTGGCGGCACCGACCTCCTGA
- the hisB gene encoding imidazoleglycerol-phosphate dehydratase HisB, with the protein MTEHRTARIERATKESQIELSLDLDGTGQSDVSTGVRFYDHMLESFAKHSLIDLSVKATGDLDVDAHHTVEDTAIVLGQAVREALGDKSGISRFGDATVPLDEALVHAVVDVAGRPYVVHTGEPDGQIYAIIGGNYAGSLTQHVLESFGHHAAIALHVRVLSGRDPHHIVEAQFKAVARALRAAIARDPRVVGIPSAKGAL; encoded by the coding sequence ATGACCGAGCACCGCACCGCCCGCATCGAGCGGGCGACCAAGGAGAGCCAGATCGAGCTGTCGCTCGACCTGGACGGCACCGGACAGAGCGATGTCTCGACCGGCGTGCGGTTCTACGACCACATGCTCGAGAGCTTCGCCAAGCACAGCCTGATCGACCTGTCGGTCAAGGCAACCGGCGACCTCGACGTCGACGCGCACCACACGGTCGAGGACACCGCGATCGTGCTCGGGCAGGCGGTGCGCGAGGCGCTCGGCGACAAGTCCGGCATCTCCCGCTTCGGCGACGCGACCGTGCCGCTCGACGAGGCGCTGGTGCACGCGGTCGTCGACGTCGCCGGGCGCCCCTACGTCGTGCACACCGGCGAACCCGACGGCCAGATCTACGCGATCATCGGCGGCAACTACGCCGGCTCGCTGACCCAGCACGTGCTGGAGAGCTTCGGCCACCACGCCGCGATCGCGCTGCACGTGCGGGTGCTCTCCGGCCGCGACCCGCACCACATCGTCGAGGCGCAGTTCAAGGCGGTCGCCCGCGCGCTGCGCGCGGCCATCGCCCGCGATCCGCGCGTCGTCGGCATCCCGAGCGCCAAGGGCGCGCTGTAA
- a CDS encoding bifunctional [glutamine synthetase] adenylyltransferase/[glutamine synthetase]-adenylyl-L-tyrosine phosphorylase, whose product MNVPREQSRRAALVRAGFAEPTRAEPMLDELELPADAIATMSRAASPDQALLGLVRLREVLPDAEKRSFAALFADDPDAWARLVAVTGASAALTDRLIRHPDQWHDVAAARIAPREELYAALTDAVGDRTGTEAYDALRVAYFRQLIQIAAVDLAGDGIEQFPVIAEALSDLAGAALEAALRIARNTVSDEESCRLSVIAMGKCGGRELNYISDVDVIFVAEPAGDADEDEALAVGTKLATELMRACSVATGEGSLWQVDPALRPEGKQGPLVRTVASHRTYYERWAKTWEFQALLKARPIAGDEELGAAYLEVIQPMVWRAAGRDHFVEDVQAMRRRVEQHLPAAEADRELKLGKGGLRDIEFSVQLLQLVHGRTDERLRNRSTLAAIESLSRGGYIGRVDAHELDDAYRQLRLLEHRIQLSRMRRTHLLPTGEGDLRALGRAVGLRVDAERKVVELWRSQSAQVRRLHERIFYRPLLSAVARLSADDARLSPESARDRFAALGFRDSAGAIRHIEALTAGVSRRAAIQRTLLPVMLQWFAEEVDPDLGLLAFRKLSDALGSTPWFLKMLRDEGRAAETLARVLASSRFVGQLLERAPSAVSVFGSREARRPLTRDQLGSTMRAAIQRQDDDDAALLAVRSARRNELIRIAVAELSGELEDLDALEIALTDLAAATLQGALDLAIRHVEKESGTMLSTSLAIIGMGRFGGRELGFGSDADVMFVHDPLPGADAGVAQSQAEQVVAYLRTGLSASGPDPALGVDADLRPEGKAGPIVRTLASYAGYYERWSEGWEAQALLRATPVAGDEDLGRRFTDLIDPLRWPEGGISEKAVRQIRTLKARMEAERIPRGGDVRTHFKLGRGGLSDVEWTVQLAQLEHAHEIPALRHPGTITPLRVMAEHDLISLRDAAALRESWSLATRLRNASVLWRGRPVDALPSNLTDADGIARILGAPVGAGHELGERYLRVARRARAVVEREFYGSDPDEGDDFEPTR is encoded by the coding sequence GTGAACGTGCCCCGGGAGCAGAGCCGTCGAGCGGCACTGGTGCGGGCCGGCTTTGCCGAACCCACCCGCGCCGAGCCGATGCTCGACGAGTTGGAGCTGCCCGCCGACGCCATCGCGACGATGAGCCGGGCGGCCTCGCCCGACCAGGCGTTGCTCGGGCTGGTGCGGTTGCGCGAGGTGCTGCCCGATGCCGAGAAGCGCTCGTTCGCAGCGCTTTTCGCCGACGACCCGGACGCCTGGGCGCGGCTGGTCGCGGTCACCGGTGCCTCCGCCGCGCTGACCGACCGGCTGATCCGGCACCCCGACCAGTGGCACGACGTCGCCGCGGCGCGCATCGCCCCCCGCGAGGAGCTGTATGCCGCGCTCACCGATGCCGTCGGGGACCGCACCGGCACCGAGGCGTATGACGCGCTGCGCGTCGCCTACTTCCGGCAACTGATCCAGATCGCCGCCGTCGACCTCGCCGGCGACGGGATCGAGCAGTTCCCGGTGATCGCCGAGGCGCTCTCGGACCTCGCGGGCGCCGCGCTCGAGGCTGCGCTGCGAATCGCCCGCAACACCGTCTCCGACGAGGAGAGCTGCCGGCTCAGCGTGATCGCGATGGGCAAGTGCGGCGGCCGCGAACTCAACTACATCAGCGACGTCGACGTCATCTTCGTCGCCGAGCCGGCGGGCGACGCCGACGAGGACGAGGCGCTCGCGGTCGGCACCAAGCTCGCGACCGAGCTGATGCGTGCGTGCTCGGTGGCGACCGGCGAGGGCAGCCTCTGGCAGGTCGACCCGGCGCTGCGCCCCGAGGGCAAGCAGGGGCCGCTCGTGCGCACGGTCGCCTCCCACCGCACCTACTACGAGCGGTGGGCCAAGACGTGGGAGTTCCAGGCACTGCTCAAGGCCCGGCCGATCGCGGGGGACGAGGAGCTCGGCGCGGCATACCTGGAGGTGATCCAGCCGATGGTCTGGCGGGCCGCGGGCCGCGACCATTTCGTCGAGGACGTGCAGGCGATGCGCCGCCGGGTCGAGCAGCACCTGCCGGCGGCCGAGGCCGACCGGGAGCTCAAGCTCGGCAAGGGCGGCCTGCGGGACATCGAGTTCAGTGTGCAGCTGCTGCAGCTGGTGCACGGGCGCACCGACGAGCGGCTGCGCAACCGCAGCACGCTGGCCGCGATCGAGTCGCTCTCCCGGGGCGGCTACATCGGCCGGGTCGACGCCCACGAACTCGACGACGCCTACCGGCAGCTGCGGCTGCTGGAGCACCGCATCCAGCTGTCCCGGATGCGGCGCACCCACCTGCTGCCGACCGGTGAGGGCGACCTGCGCGCGCTCGGACGGGCCGTAGGTCTGCGGGTCGACGCCGAGCGGAAAGTGGTCGAGCTGTGGCGGTCGCAGTCGGCCCAGGTGCGCCGGCTGCACGAGCGCATCTTCTACCGGCCCCTGCTCTCGGCGGTCGCCCGGTTGTCCGCCGACGACGCCCGGCTGTCGCCGGAGAGCGCGCGAGATCGCTTCGCAGCGTTGGGGTTTCGCGACAGTGCGGGAGCGATCCGGCACATCGAGGCGCTCACCGCGGGCGTCAGCAGGCGGGCCGCGATCCAGCGCACGCTGTTGCCGGTCATGCTGCAGTGGTTCGCCGAGGAGGTCGACCCCGACCTCGGCCTGCTCGCCTTCCGCAAACTCAGCGACGCGCTCGGCTCGACGCCGTGGTTCCTGAAGATGCTGCGGGACGAGGGCCGCGCCGCGGAGACCCTGGCCCGGGTGCTGGCCAGCAGCCGCTTCGTCGGGCAGTTGCTCGAGCGCGCGCCGTCGGCGGTGTCGGTCTTCGGCAGCCGCGAAGCCCGGCGGCCGCTCACCCGCGACCAGCTGGGCTCCACGATGCGCGCGGCGATCCAGCGCCAGGACGACGACGACGCGGCGCTGCTCGCGGTCCGCTCGGCCCGCCGCAACGAGCTGATCCGCATCGCGGTCGCCGAGCTCTCCGGTGAGCTGGAGGACCTCGACGCCCTGGAGATCGCGCTGACCGACCTGGCCGCGGCCACTCTGCAAGGCGCCCTGGACCTCGCGATCCGACACGTCGAAAAGGAAAGCGGCACCATGCTTTCCACCTCGCTCGCGATCATCGGCATGGGCCGGTTCGGCGGCCGTGAGCTCGGCTTCGGCTCCGACGCCGACGTGATGTTCGTGCACGACCCGTTGCCCGGCGCCGACGCCGGCGTCGCCCAGTCCCAGGCGGAGCAGGTCGTGGCCTACCTGCGCACCGGCCTGTCCGCGAGCGGGCCGGACCCGGCGCTCGGGGTGGACGCCGACCTGCGGCCGGAGGGCAAGGCGGGGCCGATCGTGCGCACGCTCGCGTCATACGCCGGTTACTACGAGCGCTGGTCGGAGGGCTGGGAGGCGCAGGCGCTGCTGCGGGCGACGCCCGTCGCCGGCGACGAGGACCTCGGTCGCCGGTTCACCGACCTGATCGACCCGTTGCGCTGGCCGGAGGGGGGCATCAGCGAGAAGGCGGTGCGGCAGATCCGCACTCTCAAGGCGCGCATGGAGGCCGAGCGCATCCCGCGCGGGGGAGACGTGCGCACCCATTTCAAGCTGGGTCGCGGCGGGCTGTCCGACGTGGAGTGGACGGTCCAGCTGGCGCAGCTGGAGCACGCCCACGAGATCCCGGCACTGCGTCATCCGGGCACGATCACGCCGTTGCGGGTGATGGCCGAGCACGACCTGATCAGCCTGCGGGACGCCGCTGCGCTCCGCGAATCATGGTCGCTGGCAACGCGATTGCGCAACGCATCGGTGTTGTGGCGGGGTCGTCCGGTCGACGCGCTGCCGAGCAACCTCACCGACGCCGACGGCATCGCCCGCATCCTCGGCGCACCGGTCGGCGCCGGTCACGAGCTGGGGGAGCGCTACCTGCGCGTCGCCCGGCGGGCCCGCGCCGTCGTCGAGCGGGAGTTCTACGGCTCCGACCCCGACGAGGGCGACGACTTCGAGCCGACCCGGTAG